From one Streptomyces sp. ICC1 genomic stretch:
- a CDS encoding hydroxyacid dehydrogenase: MDHETKTALLDGPILARLGATARLDPALLVTDFSAADPARLRDTEVLLTGWGCPPLSERALELLPALRAVVHTAGTVKGMMTEAAWRRGLSVTSAAEANARPVAEFTVAAIVFANKRVLTTARAYREARSQLNPLALYPGIGNYRRTIGIVGASRIGRRVIELLRSYDAHVLVHDPYLEPGEAKALGVEPVGLDELMARADVVSVHAPQTPETRHLLDAGRLALMRDGATLVNTARGSLVDTDALTAELLSGRLHAVLDVTHPDVLPAGSPLYDLPNVLLTPHIAGSLGNELGRLATCAAEELERYARGLPFAHAVHPASLAHSA, from the coding sequence ATGGACCACGAGACCAAGACGGCCCTGCTGGACGGGCCGATCCTGGCCCGCCTCGGCGCCACCGCCCGCCTCGACCCCGCACTCCTCGTGACCGACTTCTCCGCGGCCGACCCCGCGCGGCTGCGCGACACGGAGGTCCTCCTCACCGGCTGGGGCTGCCCGCCCCTCAGCGAGCGGGCGCTCGAACTCCTGCCGGCCCTGCGGGCGGTGGTGCACACCGCCGGCACCGTGAAGGGGATGATGACGGAGGCCGCCTGGCGGCGCGGACTGTCCGTCACCAGCGCGGCCGAGGCCAACGCCCGGCCCGTGGCCGAGTTCACCGTCGCCGCGATCGTCTTCGCCAACAAGCGGGTCCTCACCACCGCGCGGGCCTACCGCGAGGCGCGCAGCCAGCTGAACCCCCTCGCCCTGTACCCCGGGATCGGCAACTACCGCAGGACCATCGGCATCGTCGGTGCCTCGCGCATCGGCCGCCGCGTCATCGAACTCCTGCGCTCCTACGACGCCCACGTGCTGGTCCACGACCCGTACCTGGAACCGGGCGAAGCCAAGGCCCTGGGGGTCGAACCGGTGGGCCTGGACGAGCTGATGGCCCGCGCCGACGTGGTCAGCGTCCACGCCCCGCAGACCCCCGAGACCCGCCACCTGCTCGACGCCGGACGCCTCGCGCTGATGCGCGACGGCGCGACCCTCGTCAACACCGCGCGCGGATCGCTCGTCGACACGGACGCGCTCACGGCGGAACTGCTCTCCGGCCGCCTGCACGCCGTGCTCGACGTCACCCACCCCGACGTACTGCCCGCGGGTTCCCCGCTGTACGACCTGCCCAACGTGCTGCTCACCCCGCACATAGCCGGCTCCCTCGGCAACGAACTGGGCCGGCTCGCGACGTGCGCGGCCGAGGAACTGGAGCGGTACGCCCGGGGACTCCCCTTCGCCCACGCCGTCCACCCGGCGAGCCTCGCCCACTCGGCCTGA
- a CDS encoding carbohydrate ABC transporter permease — protein MPLTWLLIAATKNHADLFGTAGFSFGAFHLFDNLEAVFTYDDGIFGRWLLNSVLYSVVGSLASSLISVAAGYCFDKYEFRGKGALFGLILIGTLVPGVVITLPQYLLASEVGIVNTYWAILVPSLVNPFGVYLARVFSEGYVPGEVLEAARIDGASEIRVFRSISLPMLLPGFMTLFLFSFTASWNNFFGPLVMLNDHHLYPAVLGIYNWNQLVVQNPELYSLAITGSLVTVIPLAIAFIGLQRFWRSGLSAGAVK, from the coding sequence ATGCCGCTGACCTGGCTGCTGATCGCGGCCACCAAGAACCACGCGGACCTCTTCGGGACGGCCGGCTTCAGCTTCGGCGCGTTCCACCTCTTCGACAACCTCGAAGCCGTGTTCACCTACGACGACGGCATCTTCGGGCGCTGGCTGCTCAACAGCGTCCTCTACTCGGTCGTCGGATCGCTCGCGTCCTCGCTGATCAGCGTCGCCGCCGGCTACTGCTTCGACAAGTACGAGTTCCGCGGCAAGGGCGCCCTCTTCGGCCTGATCCTGATCGGCACGCTCGTACCCGGCGTCGTCATCACGCTCCCGCAGTACCTGCTCGCCTCCGAGGTCGGCATCGTCAACACCTACTGGGCGATCCTCGTCCCGTCGCTCGTGAACCCCTTCGGCGTCTACCTGGCCCGGGTCTTCTCCGAAGGCTACGTACCCGGCGAGGTCCTGGAGGCCGCCCGCATCGACGGGGCGAGCGAGATCCGCGTCTTCCGCTCGATCTCGCTGCCGATGCTCCTGCCCGGCTTCATGACCCTCTTCCTCTTCTCCTTCACCGCCAGCTGGAACAACTTCTTCGGCCCGCTGGTCATGCTCAACGACCACCACCTGTACCCGGCGGTGCTCGGCATCTACAACTGGAACCAACTCGTCGTCCAGAACCCGGAGCTGTACTCGCTCGCGATCACCGGATCCCTGGTGACCGTCATCCCGCTCGCCATCGCCTTCATCGGCCTGCAGCGGTTCTGGCGCTCGGGCCTCTCGGCGGGAGCAGTGAAATGA
- a CDS encoding sugar ABC transporter permease, which yields MAAPLTRSARGAERRAAHRPGQGKAVVVFLAPFFLLFAAVLILPVGYAAWMSFFSERSSGLGFGGTERVFSGLGNYTKALSDHGFTSSFLHVAAYCALYIPVMIGTALALALLVDSAAAKAKRLVQFAVFMPHAVPGLIAAVIWIYLYTPGLSPVLEWIDAAGGHWDFFAEGSVLPSLVNVAAWQWIGYNMIIFFAALQAVPREVIEAAVMDGAGGVRVALRIKLPMIRSAVFLTLLFTCVGVVQIFSEPMLLSQRAGSMGSDWSPMMFIYKAAFERHDYGLASSASLLMALVAGTLSYVVTRIGKRGGSA from the coding sequence GTGGCAGCACCACTCACTCGTTCCGCGCGCGGCGCCGAGCGTCGAGCCGCGCACAGGCCCGGCCAGGGCAAGGCCGTGGTGGTCTTCCTCGCCCCGTTCTTCCTGCTCTTCGCCGCCGTCCTGATCCTGCCCGTCGGTTACGCGGCGTGGATGAGCTTCTTCTCGGAGCGCTCCTCCGGTCTCGGCTTCGGCGGCACCGAACGGGTCTTCAGCGGGCTCGGGAACTACACGAAGGCGCTGAGCGATCACGGTTTCACGTCCTCGTTCCTGCACGTGGCCGCGTACTGCGCCCTCTACATCCCCGTGATGATCGGCACCGCGCTCGCCCTGGCCCTGCTGGTCGACTCGGCGGCGGCCAAGGCCAAGCGCCTCGTGCAGTTCGCCGTCTTCATGCCGCACGCGGTGCCCGGGCTGATCGCGGCGGTCATCTGGATCTACCTCTACACCCCCGGCCTGAGTCCGGTCCTGGAGTGGATCGATGCGGCCGGCGGGCACTGGGACTTCTTCGCCGAGGGGAGCGTCCTGCCTTCCCTGGTGAACGTCGCGGCCTGGCAGTGGATCGGCTACAACATGATCATCTTCTTCGCCGCCCTGCAGGCCGTGCCCCGCGAGGTCATCGAGGCCGCCGTCATGGACGGCGCGGGAGGAGTGCGCGTCGCCCTCCGGATCAAGCTGCCGATGATCCGCTCCGCGGTCTTCCTCACCCTCCTGTTCACCTGCGTCGGCGTCGTCCAGATCTTCAGCGAGCCGATGCTCCTCTCCCAGCGGGCCGGCTCGATGGGCTCGGACTGGTCTCCGATGATGTTCATCTACAAGGCGGCGTTCGAGCGGCACGACTACGGTCTCGCCTCCTCCGCCTCCCTCCTGATGGCCCTCGTCGCGGGCACCCTCTCCTACGTCGTCACCCGGATCGGAAAGCGAGGCGGTTCGGCATGA